Proteins from a genomic interval of Chanos chanos chromosome 3, fChaCha1.1, whole genome shotgun sequence:
- the galnt11 gene encoding polypeptide N-acetylgalactosaminyltransferase 11 yields the protein MGSVTLRYFCYGCLFTSVTWSVLLFLYFNLSEESRSFYRNVPIKGLQSQGFQHRFQPRFTRGPGPQYRDGGQNRKGQKPDLSPEMGMIFNEHDQEVRDMGYHKHAFNVLISNRLGYHRDLPDTRNEKCKERTYPLALPTASVVICFFNEAFSALLRTVHSVLDRTPAYLLHEIILVDDNSDLTDLKEDLDTYLQNNLRGKVKLVRNEKREGLIRGRMIGASHATGEVLVFLDSHCEVNEEWLQPLLTPIKKNRRTVVCPVIDIISADTLVYSPSPIVRGGFNWGLHFKWDPVPMSELNSPDGAVAPIRSPTMAGGLFAMDRSYFNELGQYDSGMDIWGGENLEISFRIWMCGGQLLIIPCSRVGHIFRKRRPYGSPGGQDTMAHNSLRLAHVWMDDYKEQYFALRPELRNREFGDIGERVALRQRLQCRSFKWYLDNIYPEMQVSSPNNKPQQPVFVNKGLRRPRVLQRGRLRNLLADKCLVAQGRPSQKGGAVVVRDCDSRDPEQEWTYDEEHELILAGLLCLDMSEIRSSDPPRLMKCHGSGGSQQWTLGKSNRLYQVSVGQCLAVVDPFSHKGYVAMAICDGSPSQQWQLEG from the exons ATGGGCAGCGTCACTCTGCGCTACTTCTGCTATGGCTGCCTCTTCACGTCCGTGACTTGGTCCGTTCTGCTCTTCCTTTACTTCAATCTCAGTGAAGAGAGCCGCTCTTTCTACAGGAATGTGCCCATCAAGGGGCTTCAGTCTCAGGGTTTCCAACATCGCTTCCAGCCCCGCTTCACCCGTGGCCCAGGGCCGCAGTACCGAGACGGCGGACAAAATCGCAAAGGACAAAAACCCGACCTTTCCCCAGAGATGG GTATGATTTTTAATGAGCATGATCAGGAGGTGCGAGATATGGGCTATCACAAACATGCCTTTAATGTGCTCATCAGCAACCGCCTGGGTTACCACAGGGACCTTCCCGACACCAGGAACGAaaa GTGCAAAGAGAGGACATATCCTTTGGCCCTCCCCACAGCCAGCGTAGTCATCTGCTTCTTCAACGAGGCGTTCTCCGCTCTCCTGAGAACTGTTCACAGCGTTTTAGATCGCACACCTGCTTACCTCCTCCACGAGATCATATTGGTCGACGACAACAGTGACCTGA CTGACTTGAAGGAGGACCTGGACACATACTTGCAGAACAACCTCCGGGGAAAGGTTAAGCTAGTCCGCAACGAGAAGAGAGAGGGCCTTATCAGAGGAAGAATGATAGGAGCCTCTCATGCTACAg GTGAGGTACTCGTGTTCCTGGACAGTCACTGTGAAGTAAATGAGGAGTGGCTTCAGCCTTTGCTGACGCCCATTAAAAAGAACAGACGCACAGTGGTTTGTCCGGTCATCGACATCATCAGCGCAGACACTCTGGTGTACAGTCCCTCTCCCATTGTCCGCGGGGGCTTCAACTGGGGCCTGCACTTCAAATGGGATCCTGTGCCCATGTCAGAGCTGAACAGCCCAGACGGCGCCGTGGCTCCCATAAG GTCTCCTACCATGGCCGGAGGCTTGTTTGCTATGGACAGAAGCTACTTTAACGAGCTGGGGCAGTATGACAGTGGCATGGACATCTGGGGCGGAGAGAACTTGGAAATCTCATTCAGG atttggATGTGTGGAGGCCAGCTGTTGATCATTCCCTGCTCACGGGTGGGACATATTTTCCGAAAAAGACGACCCTATGGTTCACCAGGAGGCCAGGACACAATGGCCCATAATTCCCTGCGACTGGCCCATGTCTGGATGGATGACTATAAG GAGCAGTACTTTGCCCTGCGTCCTGAGCTGAGGAATCGGGAGTTTGGGGACATCGGCGAGCGCGTGGCCCTGCGCCAGCGTCTGCAGTGTCGTTCCTTTAAGTGGTACCTGGACAACATCTACCCCGAGATGCAAGTGTCCTCTCCCAACAACAAACCTCAACAACCTGTGTTTGTCAACAAAGGACTGAGGAGGCCCAGAGTACTGCAGCGAGGCAGG CTGCGTAACCTGCTGGCTGACAAGTGTCTGGTGGCGCAGGGGCGTCCCAGCCAGAAGGGCGGTGCTGTGGTCGTGAGAGACTGTGATTCCCGGGATCCCGAACAG GAGTGGACCTACGATGAGGAACATGAGCTCATCCTGGCAGGCCTGCTGTGTTTGGACATGTCCGAGATCCGCTCGTCAGACCCGCCCCGTCTCATGAAGTGCCACGGCTCAGGGGGTTCGCAGCAGTGGACTCTTGGG AAAAGCAACCGTCTGTACCAAGTGTCTGTGGGTCAGTGCTTAGCTGTGGTAGACCCATTCAGCCACAAGGGAtatgttgccatggcaatatGCGACGGCTCCCCATCCCAACAGTGGCAGTTGGAGGGATGA